In Pseudomonas sp. PDNC002, the DNA window CGGCAACCTGGCCGCCGAGCCAGATGGAACCCAGCAGCAGCGCAACGCCGACCACGGAAATCTCACCAATGCGGCCCGGGCGGATGTAGCGCATGTACACGCCCATGAGGATCGCGATCGGGATGGTCGCCATCACGGTGAACATGCCCCACGGACTTTCGGCCAGGGCCTTCACCACGATCAGCGCGAGCACCGCGAGGATGATGATCATGATCAGGAACGCGCCGAACAGGGCGACGGTCCCCGCCACCTGCCCCATTTCCTCGCGTACCAGCTCACCCAGCGAGCGCCCATTGCGGCGGCTGGAGATGAACAGCACCATGAAATCCTGCACGGCCCCGGCCAGCACCACGCCGGCGATCAGCCAGAGCGTGCCGGGCAGGTAGCCCATCTGCGCCGCGAGCACAGGGCCGACCAGCGGGCCGGCGCCGGCAATGGCGGCGAAGTGGTGACCGAAGAGGATGTGCTTGTTGGTCGGGACGTAGTCCAGACCATCGTTGTTGAGGACCGCAGGGGTCGCTCGGTTGGGGTCCAGTTGCATCACCTTGGTGGCGATGAACAGGCTGTAGTAGCGGTAGGCGACCAGGTAGATGGCTACGGCCGCGACGACGATCCACAGTGCGTTGATGGCTTCGCCGCGGCGCAATGCCACGACTCCCAAGGCAAAGGCACCGACTATCGCCACCACCAGCCATGCAAGGTGACGTAGCAGGTTGTTGTTATTAGTCATAGCGAGGCTTCCGACAGATTAAAGGCGAGAATTCGCAGAAAAATTCTAGTCCTTTCCCGCGACCCATTCATACGACCTTAGTCTAGGGCGATTACGCGCTTATTGCCGGAGGTCAATCGAATTCCGACCGCGCAGTCAGGAAACGAAAAAGCCCGCCATAAGGCGGGCTCTTCATGGTGCAACGGTGGATCAGGCCGGCTGCTTGGCGTATTGAGCCAGCACCTGATCGCGGCTCATCACCGTCAGGGTGTTGTTCAGCACCTGCTCGCCGGTGGCGTCCTTGGAGGCAAAGATCTCACCGAAGTGCTGCTGGGTGACTTGAGCGAAATGCGCACGATCCTGCGCGGGGATGCCCAACAGGACCGCATAGGCGTCCAGCGCCTCCCCGTGCCCTTGGGCCATGTTCTCGGCAATATTGTCGAGCATGCCGTTCATGGCGAAGATCGAACGACCGCCGTAGCTGATGCGCTGGCTGGCATCGCAACCGTTGGTGCCGGAGGTCAGGCCGAAGGTGGCGTTACCCGACGTACCGTTGGTGGTAGTGGCCAGCAGGTGCGGGAACAGGCCACGCTGCCCGTCGAAGACCATGTTGCCCCAACCACATCCCTTGCCGCTCTGACCGGCCTCGTCGGCGTGCGCCAACAGGCTGGCGGCGCTCAGCACCCCAATGATCAAACCCTTGCTCACGAGCTTCTTATCCATGTTCTGCACTCCGCAGTTGGTATTGGATTAACGCTCATGGAGCTTTGGCGAGGGCCGGCACCCTGTCAAACCGACACGGGATATGTCTGACGGACGAAACATCGGAAACTGGCGTGCGACGCGTTACCTGTGGCTTCTGTCTATAGTGAGGCGAAGCAGAAACGGCCGGAGAGCCATGACATGACTGACGATCACGACGAGCGCCGGCGCTTCCGGCGCATCGCCTTCGACGCCGGCACCGAGATCAGCCAGGGCGACCAGCGCTGGAAGGTAACGCTGCTGGATCTGTCGCTGCAGGGCCTGCTGGTGCAACGGCCGGAGCACTGGCAGGTCACCGCTGGCGAGCCCGTACAGGTGCGCATCTACCTGGGCTTCGACGTCAACGTCTATATGGAGGCCGACCTGGCCTGGGAGCGCGAGGGGCTGCTGGGCTTCACCTGCCGGCACATTGACCTGGACTCCATCAGTCACCTGCGCCGTCTCGTGGAGCTGAACCTGGGCGACGAATCGCTGCTGGAGCGGGAGTTGACGCTGCTCAGCGAGCATTGAAGGACCGTGCCAACGTCCGCTCCTACACAAAGGTTGGCATTCTCGTAGGAGCGGACCTTGTCCGCGATCGGCTATCACCAACGCTGAAGCGACTCTATTCGAACAGCGCATCCAGCGCCTGCTCCAGGCGAGTCACCGCGATGACCTGCAGGCCGGGCGGGGATTCCTTCGGCGCGTTGCCCTTGGGCACGATGGCGCGCTTGAAGCCGTGTTTGGCGGCTTCCTTCAGACGCTCCTGCCCACTGGGCACCGGGCGCACCTCGCCTGACAGACCGACTTCGCCGAACACCAGCAACTGGTGATCCAGCGGCCGATTGCGCAAGCTGGACATGACCGCCGCCATCAGTGCCAAGTCCGACGCCGTTTCAAGAACTTTCACACCACCCACTACGTTCAAGAACACGTCCTGGTCGTACGTGGGAATACCGCCGTGACGGTGCAGCACGGCCAGCAGCATGGCCAGGCGGTTCTGGTCCAGGCCGAGGGTCACGCGTCGCGGGTTGGCCAGATGGCTGGTGTCCACCAGCGCCTGAACCTCCACCAGCATCGGCCGCGAGCCTTCCCAGGTGGCCATGACGACGCTGCCCGGCACCGATTCCTGGGCGCGGGTCAGGAAGATCGCCGAAGGGTTGGAGACTTCCTTCAGGCCGCGGTCGGTCATGGCGAACACGCCCAGCTCGTTGACCGCGCCGAAGCGGTTCTTCACCGCCCGCAACAGGCGCAGGCGGCCATCGGACTCACCCTCGAAATACAGCACGGTGTCGACCATGTGCTCCAGCACGCGCGGGCCCGCCAGCGAACCTTCCTTGGTGACATGGCCAACCAGGAAGATCGCCGTGCCGCTCTGCTTGGCGAAGCGCACCAGCAACGCCGCGCTCTCGCGCACCTGGGCGACACCACCGGGCGCGGACTGCAGTTGTTCGGTAAAGATGGTCTGGATCGAGTCGATCACCATGACCTTCGGCTGCTCCTGGCGCGCCGTGGCGATGATGGTCTCGATGCAGGTCTCGGTCATGACCTTGAGCTTGTCTTCCGGCAGGCCCAGGCGGCGGGCGCGCATGGCGACCTGCTGCTGGGACTCCTCACCGGTGACGTAGAGCGCCGGCAGGCGCGTGGCGATGTTGCAGAGGGTTTGCAGGAGGATGGTGGACTTGCCGATGCCGGGATCGCCGCCGATCAGCACCACCGAGCCATCGACCAGGCCGCCGCCGAGGGCGCGGTCCAGTTCAGCCGAGGCGGTGGAGAAGCGCGGCATTTCCTCGACGCTGACTTCGGCGAGGGTCTTGATGTTGGCCTGCTGGCCAGCCCAGCCGCCGCGGCCGGAGGAGCTGTTGCCCGAGCCGCCGGTCGGGGTGGTGTCGATGACGGTCTCGACCAGGGTGTTCCAGGCGCCGCAGTCAGGGCATTGGCCGGCCCATTTCGGGTAGGTGGCGCCGCACTCGGTGCAGCCGTACATGCGCTTGGCCTTGGCCATGGGCGGACTCCGTCGAAGACAAAGCCCGCATCATAGCCAATCGGGCCAGGCGCTTCAGGCCCCATTTACGATCCCGCGTTGGTCCCGGTCCTTGACGCAGTCATGCCGAGGCGCAGCAGATCGTATGCCGATTCTCAGCTCGCCAGACGGCGGTACTGGCTTTCCATATCGTGCTTGAGGCTCTCGCGGCGCATCAGCAGTGAGGCGAGGGTGCAGTCGGGGCGCTCGATGCCCTCTTCCACGCGGCCAATGCGCTGGTCCAGCAGCTCGTACTGCAGCTTCAGGCGGACCAGACGCTCCTGCGCGCGGAGGGTTTCGACGTTGCGTTTGGGGAGCTTGGTGACGGACTTGCCAGAGGACGAAATGGCTTTACGCATGGCGGTGGCACCGGTTGGAAATAGATGACAGGAGCCTACGCCTCGCTCCGACCCACACCCTTGACTCCGGTCAAGCTCAGGAAGATCGCCTGAGCAGGTCGGCGATCTCGTCCTTCAGCGTCACGCGCTGCAGTTTCAGGGAGTTGAGAGAGAGGTCGTCCATCGCCTCGCGGCCGTCCTCGATGTCGTAGATTTTCTTGTCCAGCTCTTCATAGCTGGCGGCCATGCGGGTGAAGTTCGCGTCTTTCCCGTGCAACCGGGTCATGAGTGCCTTCTGGTCGGGAAATTCGCGGGACAGGGGATGATGCTCGAGCGGCATGACGGGCCTCCTTGTGTGGATGGGTTGCCCCGTAAGCCTAGACCACCGCGCGTAACCGCCCAGCGCCGCCGGTCCAGCGGCACTTTTACCGCCGTTCGGGGTGTTCATGCCGGATCGGGCCGCTAAACTGCCAGCTGTCCCCTCTTAAGTAACAAGGAGTCTGTGCATGAGTCTGCTTAGCGAGTTCAAGGCCTTCGCCGTCAAGGGCAATGTCGTCGACATGGCCGTCGGTATCATCATCGGCGCCGCGTTCGGCAAGATCGTGTCTTCCTTCGTCGGCGACGTGATCATGCCGCCCATCGGCCTGTTGATCGGCGGTGTGGACTTCTCGGACCTGGCGATCACGCTCAAGGCTGCCGAAGGCGATGTGCCCGCGGTGGTCCTGGCCTACGGCAAGTTCATTCAGACCTGCCTGGACTTCATCATCGTCGCCTTCGCCATTTTCATGGGTATCAAGGCGATCAACCGCCTCAAGCGTGAAGAAGCCGTCGAGCCCAGCGCTCCGCCGGTGCCTACGCCCGAGGAAACCCTGCTGACCGAGATCCGCGACCTGCTCAAGCAGCAGAACAACCGCGCTCCTTGAGCAGATCTCTGATCCTCAGCCGGATCAGGCTGGCGGCGTCAGCAGCACGCGGCCGATGCGCCGCTCGCTGACGTCCGTCACCTCCAGGCGCCAGCCGCCCAGTTCCAGCGTGTCTCCCTTGGCCGGCAAGCGGCCAAGGTGCTTGAGTGCCAGCCCGCCGAGGGTCTGGTACTCAGCCGTTGGGCGGGCGTGGAAGCCGACCCGCTCGGCCAACGCGCTCAGCGTTACCGCGCCGTCCACCCGGTAGGCACCCGCCTCCGCCTCGATGTCGGTACCCGACACCTCGCTGGCGTCCGGCAGTTCACCGGCGATGGCCTCCAGCACGTCGGTCATGCTCAGCATGCCCTCGAAGCCACCGAATTCGTTGACCACGAAGGCCAGGTGGGTCGAGGCCTCGCGCATCAGCTCCAGCGCGCCCAGCACGCTACTGCTGTCGGGCAGGCTCAGCGGTTCGCGCAGCAGCGGCAGGATGTCCAGCTCGCGGCCCTGCAGCAGCGCCGAGAACAGCTCTTTCTTGTGCACATAGCCCAGTGGCTCGTCGATGTTGCCCTCGCGGATCACCAGCAGGCGCGAGTACGGCGACTCCAGCAGTGCGCGGCGGATGTTCTCCGGGCTGTCGGCGACGTCCACGCGGTGCACGCGCTGGCGGTCGATCATCACGGCTTTCACCGGACGCTCGGCCAAACCCAGCACGCCGCTGATCATCACCCGCTCACGGCGGTCGAACGGCGCCTCGGCGCCATCGTCCGCCCCCACCAGGTCGGCGATTTCCTCGCCGACCTCATCGGCATCGACCTTGCCGCCCATCAGGCGCAGCACCGCATGGGCGGTACGCTGGCGCAAACCACGTTGCCCGCGTTGGCTCTTCTGGCGCTTCCAGCGCATCAGTTGGTTGACCGCCTCGATCAGCAGGCTGAAGCCGATGGCGGCGTACAGGTAGCCCTTCGGGATGTGGAAGCCCAGGCCCTCGGCGGTGAGGTTGAAGCCGATCATCAGAAGGAACCCCAGGCACAATATGATCACCGTCGGGTGTTCATTGACGAAGCG includes these proteins:
- a CDS encoding PilZ domain-containing protein, whose translation is MTDDHDERRRFRRIAFDAGTEISQGDQRWKVTLLDLSLQGLLVQRPEHWQVTAGEPVQVRIYLGFDVNVYMEADLAWEREGLLGFTCRHIDLDSISHLRRLVELNLGDESLLERELTLLSEH
- the radA gene encoding DNA repair protein RadA; this translates as MAKAKRMYGCTECGATYPKWAGQCPDCGAWNTLVETVIDTTPTGGSGNSSSGRGGWAGQQANIKTLAEVSVEEMPRFSTASAELDRALGGGLVDGSVVLIGGDPGIGKSTILLQTLCNIATRLPALYVTGEESQQQVAMRARRLGLPEDKLKVMTETCIETIIATARQEQPKVMVIDSIQTIFTEQLQSAPGGVAQVRESAALLVRFAKQSGTAIFLVGHVTKEGSLAGPRVLEHMVDTVLYFEGESDGRLRLLRAVKNRFGAVNELGVFAMTDRGLKEVSNPSAIFLTRAQESVPGSVVMATWEGSRPMLVEVQALVDTSHLANPRRVTLGLDQNRLAMLLAVLHRHGGIPTYDQDVFLNVVGGVKVLETASDLALMAAVMSSLRNRPLDHQLLVFGEVGLSGEVRPVPSGQERLKEAAKHGFKRAIVPKGNAPKESPPGLQVIAVTRLEQALDALFE
- the mscL gene encoding large-conductance mechanosensitive channel protein MscL, producing MSLLSEFKAFAVKGNVVDMAVGIIIGAAFGKIVSSFVGDVIMPPIGLLIGGVDFSDLAITLKAAEGDVPAVVLAYGKFIQTCLDFIIVAFAIFMGIKAINRLKREEAVEPSAPPVPTPEETLLTEIRDLLKQQNNRAP
- a CDS encoding DUF465 domain-containing protein, with translation MPLEHHPLSREFPDQKALMTRLHGKDANFTRMAASYEELDKKIYDIEDGREAMDDLSLNSLKLQRVTLKDEIADLLRRSS
- a CDS encoding DUF3015 domain-containing protein, with product MDKKLVSKGLIIGVLSAASLLAHADEAGQSGKGCGWGNMVFDGQRGLFPHLLATTTNGTSGNATFGLTSGTNGCDASQRISYGGRSIFAMNGMLDNIAENMAQGHGEALDAYAVLLGIPAQDRAHFAQVTQQHFGEIFASKDATGEQVLNNTLTVMSRDQVLAQYAKQPA
- a CDS encoding TerC family protein; its protein translation is MEWLMDPTAWVGLLTLILLELVLGIDNLVFIAILADKLPPHLRDRARLIGLSLALLMRLGLLASISWLVTLTEPLIDVFGKTFSGRDLIMLFGGLFLLFKATLELHERLEGRVHTANGKRMYAAFWPIVAQIVVLDAVFSLDAVITAVGMVEQLEVMMIAVIFSIGLMMVASKPLTRFVNEHPTVIILCLGFLLMIGFNLTAEGLGFHIPKGYLYAAIGFSLLIEAVNQLMRWKRQKSQRGQRGLRQRTAHAVLRLMGGKVDADEVGEEIADLVGADDGAEAPFDRRERVMISGVLGLAERPVKAVMIDRQRVHRVDVADSPENIRRALLESPYSRLLVIREGNIDEPLGYVHKKELFSALLQGRELDILPLLREPLSLPDSSSVLGALELMREASTHLAFVVNEFGGFEGMLSMTDVLEAIAGELPDASEVSGTDIEAEAGAYRVDGAVTLSALAERVGFHARPTAEYQTLGGLALKHLGRLPAKGDTLELGGWRLEVTDVSERRIGRVLLTPPA